The nucleotide window CGATTTGGTTAAAAATGGAAGACCCAATCACAGTTAAAACCCGCGTACCACTTTACGCGACAATTTttcgtaaaatttattttaaaaaaacgcTATCTTGTAAGATTCTTGTTTCATACTCTACAATCTCTGATTCTTTCGTAGATTCTCTGTcgcatttttgaaatttctattttgtcTGAgcgatcgtttctttttcttattccttTTCCAAATCACGTACTCGATGTCTTACGCCGCCATGATGTAAATTCCTGACTCTTGAATAAAATGTTCGAGAAGAAATATCGATGTAGACTTCGAGTTATTCGTCGTTTTATCCTCTATCGAAATGTAacttattttttccttttttctatattgttttcctTTCATCGTTTAGTTATCCTAGAAAGTTGCCAACGCTCTCCGCTGCCTCGTCCATGGCGCTGACTTCACCTTGATCGTGCTCCTCGAAGTTCACCGCTTCTTCTTCCTCGTTCTCGGAAATGGCGGCGTTCATTTCGGCAGCGCCTTCGCCGCCTTGATTTGTCTTCTCTTGGTTTTCGGACGAAGCTTGCCCTAGAgtacggatctttatgcaaattcaaacgTTTGAAAACGGAACTATGATAGAAAATggcttttcctaataaatattgtaaacaacCCTATATTTTAGACATTCTGTATGTTTTGTCGTGTCACGTGCAATTACACTTCCGAATTTCCTCTGAATGTACAAAAATTcgcgattatttatttattcccatATTTTCTTAgttaataaacagaaaaatgcaACAAgacgaaatttaaattttgtcgAAACCGTGTCTCGCCTAGTACAATCTTTGTttcacgaataaataattctaaacatATTTCTTCTTATGAACAAAATAGAACACAAATTACAGTTTGTATTAACGGTAAATAAGTTTAATGTTATTGCATATTTAGACGCATTgtgatttatgaaaaaattagaATTGATGTTTGGCATGAAGATCCATATAGAGGGTGTTCCGTATTAATCTATTCAAAGATACAATTCAATAATCCATTAAAATgctgtttcttttgtttctatgGATTCTCATAGATGGGTTATCATTTGCTTGTAAAAAATAACTTGATTACGTGATTATGCTTGAAACAATAGCAGTTAATATTTCCTACAGTGCGTTATTGACATAATCCCAGCCGATCtatggctcaaaagtgaagaggagcgAAGGGAttcggccgcacgctccacctcagctcgcggctcggccagtaacaaaaacgtgccgaaactaattccgccattactatcgggccaAGCGCcacgagtggacgtctccccttgcccctcttcacttttaaccctttgcactcgagcggtgactctcagtcaccatacgacttgatataccaaaatcataaagtcttacatataatatgaACACGTTGAACACCGTGGGAATCACCCGTGACCCGTAACCAGATCGAATGACTACAGTTCAGTCAATTACACGACGATTATTTGTAAAcgtttctatatcataaatactactatctaatgcggtgacattcagcttgaCAAATACGCAATAATAATGatgcaattcagtcaaatgattcaatattatatttcttccatttcgtgtattttgctgtatgtAATCGTGCGGCGATCAACGTATTAAGCTTCTTGTAATCCATGAagatgagaaatattgaaataataactttgtttcttaacttatgtgtATTCTCTCATTTAATTCGTTTTAAATGATGTCGTCTATAACTCATTGggaactgttgaatatttctagtgtaagacttcagagtgcaaagggttaagtcaaaCTATAtgtaccaaattaccaaattattaCTCCCCCAAAACAggaaaaattgcatttgagGCATTCTTTAATCACTTGCGCTGGCAACGAATTGAGAGACTCGACAGGATCTCGCGCGAAGGATTGTATCTTCgtatattatatacagatatgtacacaaatgtcgtttaccaataattttgtacgaaatgGTAGAGTTCAGTACAATCTGGAATACGTAATCCAATAAGATTATCGACTTGTACAATATGTCGTTGGTAATTTTCGGACAAAAACATCACGACGCGCGTAACACGTCTTTCCGGCGCGAGTGGTTAAATAGCGAATAGTTCCAgcgataattgcatttataggtTAAAActgaacaccctgtatagtgTATTTCGGTGATACGGTACAAACCTTGGCCAAGGTTACGAGCTTTGCTCTGATACGAGTAGTCACGCGCATTGGCAAGGCCAGCGATGACGCACGCGCTCAGGGCACTTCGATTAAGATTCATCGGCGATGCATCGTACCACTCGTTGCTATCCGCGTCGTAACACTCTGCATACGCAATTGTCGTTGAACCTAAGAAATTCAATTGACAAAATATAACATTCAtaagtggctttcgggtgaAAGCGGTGTCCAGCAGGAATTTCTTCCCAATCTTTCGCCATCgttgcagctggcttcatcggacattaacccttagcactccaggttgttttgtaatctatcagcaactgcaactaatttttatagtattcctagcgaaaattagagatgctataacatttctttgatgtcttattttccttcttagtacaaaatttggatgtgtggaaaatctaataattttagggtagtttctttaagattcattaaaatgtctaatattataactgctgcaatattggagcctacagagttcaaagggttaaaaattgtTCAGTTGTCCAATTCAGCTGATCTATATAAAGAGAGTCTTTAACCCCTGATGAAGATAGCTGAAtaatggcgaaacgttgggaacaaattcttgctggacacggctctcacccgaaagccacttataaatataatattccaggccgtgaaagcattaaccctaatcggactcCGATGTGActtcgagtcacatttgaactttttacttaaatattttgattatttcatattgcatttccaaaagtttttctgtgattttaaaatttgggccctataaacaaaagcaataacattttaatcattcctttcattttcataagtgactgagagtcacatcgtggtatgattcgttataaaaacacgtggtacgattagggttaaagtgGCAGAGTATAGCTTAAGTTTCGGCAATTCACAAGCTACGAGTATCAATCACTCTGATAAATATTAGCTGACTAAACCATGGCCTTTCATGTGTTTAAGTATGTATACGTAATGTTTTaggtgtatataatattaaacaattaacatgaatattttaaatatatagaatttttatctaacataaatatttagttagatatgattattttatatgattaggtttttatgaattaatttatcgagaaaaactGTTTGGACTCTCAGAGTTTTCGTcggattaaacatttttctgtaacaattttaaacaaattttgaagGAAGAATAAATGCATCAAATCCGTGGATAATTCGTTAGAGTGGTAAGTTCATagttaatttctgttttaattaattctagaGAAATTGTGAATTTGCGAATATAATATGCGAAAATGATCGAATTACCATTGAAACCACCGACAACAAAAATCATGTCGTCCAAGATGACCGTGGCGAAATTGCTGCGAGGGCTGGACATTGCTGGGACCGCGTGCCAGTCCTCCGAATGGTTCGGATTGTAACGTTCCCCTGCAGGAACGGAAGATCGATATTGTAACGAGACATTAACTTCCACGCAGCGGAAAATCCCTACTAGATAGAGTGCTTTCATGCTCGGTACAGTGGTTTCAAAGcaagaaattttcaataaaatcgaatgcATCAACGAACAAACAACGCCGGCGTAAACAGAATCCTTTTACGCGTTACAGAATCCCTCTGTTCAAGTTCTAGTATACTTCAGTCGAGTAAAAAATCTTCGGAATAATTAATATGCCACAAAAGTGTAACAATGATATCCGCAAAATTTAGgaaaaatgaacatttaatacgTAATATTCTGAAgtcataaataattaacagaatTTAATGAGGGGAATAATTTAAACctcagataataaataaaaagcacatgttgaaataaaatattaaactaattctacaatgaaactatttaaggCGAAGCTAAAAGAATTCAATGATCTCCATTTCCTCTAAACTTGTCCACAAAAATGTCAACTTAAATCATTAACACTACAGATACCAGACGGGTCGAAATAaccaattcctgatttcttctttctacagttattaaaaagataccagatatttctctgagaagctattcaagaaattgatttagcaatacgcaaactgagttATACgtcaattaacacattgaataccgtacgatttcatacaacaaaacacacaaaacagaaaaatgtaatattaaatcatttaattgaattgtattactattgcatattcatcgagctgaatgtcaccgcattaaatatcattatttgtactatagaaatgtttctagataattatcgtttaatcgaatgaaccatagtaattcgatttggttgggggtcaccggtgaccccatggcattcaacgtgttaaagtctCGATGCGCTCTCGAAGTATCTATAGAAGAAtatcaaaaagttaatttaactgcttaGCAGGTTTAGTGTCAAGCTAGGAGTTCATTGATACATTTAACTGATCATTAGGATTGCGTCCCGTTCAATTCGGATTTCAAGTAAAATCAATTCACCGGAACTGAGCCTGGTTAATCCATCGAAGCCTCCGAGAGCGTAGAGGCTGTCCCGGAATGCGACCAAGGAAACCCCGGACCGTGGATTGGTCATCGAATGAATGTAACTCCACTGATTGGTCTCCACGTCAAAGACCTCGGCGGAATTCAGAACTTCTCGCCCGTTGAAACCGCCGACGATGTAAATCTTGTCCTGCAACGCGGCCGCACTCGCGTCTGACCTTTGCCGGTGCATCGGCGGTATCAGTTCCCATTGGTTCCTCTGAGGCTCGTATCTTTCTCCCGAGCTCATCCTGGTACGACCGTTGTAGCCGCCGAGAGCGTAGATCTTCCCACCTAATTACGTCATTCGTgtgaaataatcaatatttatcatATACCTTTTTATTACACTTCGATACGCAATTGactgatattagaaatatttgtgcGATACagaaatgattgtacaattaaattgTTAGAATCGACTCCTTTAGAAGagatcttaaccccttgcactcggaagtttctcaccagaaatgtttaatattttttgacgaggcgaagacgatattttaaatagacaatcagtTCTAATCAAACAAGATACTTTTTCAATGCcaaaaactcaaatatcatactgttgtgtaacatattttaaatagataatcaattctaaTCAAATGTAATACTCTTTGCAATGCCAGAAATTCAAATACCATATCGctataacatattttaaacatataatCAGTCCCAATCAAATGTAATACTTTCTTCAATAtcgtggtaattagcaaaattacaCAATCtttaaaaacgagatttcccgtCACctgtatacaatatattaattcCTCATATTCTGTTCAAACTAAAAACCCACAGTCTCCGCGTTCTATCCGACATGAAATTGCTTTACAGTTAGGTCACGCGCATCCGCGAGCCAATTGTTCGAGGCAAGAAAAGGGAATCGTTTCGGCGTCAAGAGAACGGCTCAATTAGCCGATCCCTTTCTATAAACGACCCTCCGTCTCCCTGGATCCATTTCCCCTTCGCCCTGGCCAAGGTGGTGCCAGGAGTGTGTGCTCACCGTGTGTGCAAACGCTGACGTAACACCTCGCGTGATACATGCAGGCCCGTTCCCGCCATTCTTTGGTCACCGGGTCGAAGCACCGTACCGTGTTGAAGTATTGATTCCCGTCGAAGCCGCCGATCATGTAGATCAGATTGTTCAGGGTGCACAATCCGTGGTACGCCCTCGGTGTCGCGTCCGTGCTCACTGATAGAAACCATCTGTCAGCTCTGGAGTTCACATTATACGACCCGGTGAATCTCGGCTCGCTTCAGGACGCTCGGTGAGTCTCGCGGGACCGTTACCCGCgacacttttatatttttaaccagttaactgtggaatttcgtttGGAAAACCTCCGATTTCGCGCGCGATCGAACCAgataatgaagtgtacactTGTCGAGCACGGAGCaaatgaatgtataatatattctaactgGAGAATAcggaacgaagaagaattatacgcTTATCTagagaaataaacaatttatggCTGACAGAATTAGTactattttgcgttttaagatgataAGATGTATGGACCTGTAACTTGgtaactatggaatttaatttagaaaatctcTCGTCTTACGCGCGATagcataaaaaaataaagtctGTACTTGCGAAATGCAGGACGAATACACCTAGAGTATATgtcaatgaaaaaccaaagcgaaataaaggagaattacgtgtttatctagaaaaataaagaattgatcgTTGACAGAATTAGTACCATTCTGCGTTTCAAGGTGATAAGATGCATAGTcccttaactggttaattgtggaatttaaattGACAAATCTCTCGTCTTACGCGcgatagaataaaaaaataaagtctGTACTTGCGAAATGCAGGACGAATACACCTAGAGTATATgtcaatgaaaaaccaaagcgaaataaagaagaattacgtgtttatctagaaaaataaagaattcgtcattgaaagaattaatattcaaactttaagatgagGCGTAGACGCatcgcagttaactggttgatcgGTACGATAACGGTTTATCTGTACGTCAATAAAAAAGGAGGAAAGTCTTTCAAGGCACCTTGTGTCGTAGGTCTCGACGAAATTTGTGGGAGCACCAGCACTCCAGCCGCCGATCGCGAACAAGATCTCGTAGGGGATCCGGGGACACGTCAGTGGATTCTTCAGGTCGATCTCGACGCCATTTTGCTCCGATTCTTGCTCGGTTAGGTACGCGTCCGCTTCGGTTAACACTTGCTGGCAGAGCTTGGAAAGAataggaaagaaggaaacaggAGATTAACAGTAACCCTACGACAGGGAGTAGTATATTTATCGCAACCTACATAGAGaacttattttacaaaaatatcgagTGCTGCAGTACGTTCGCGAATGTTAACTAATTTTAGAAGCTACCAAATGTTATCacttcttttaaatatataacaaacgtttgaattttataatgttatattccTCAAGTATCCAATTAGAATATTCAGagaatatgttataatattacaaattgaataaagatatgaatttgattgaattaagaTACACAAATAAGttcaacactaaaattaccgagcgaTTAGAGCAattacttcgaatattttataaaaattaaataaaacacgtCTCTTGAAACTCAAAGAGTCTCCTAATCTCGTGTCTCTACAAATatactaatttaattaaaagtctTTCACAAAAACGCTTTCATAATTCAAGAAACATTGCAAAAGAAACGTTCCGAAGGAAATAAATTCAACTCGTCCGTTGGTTTTAGTGTTGATTATTCAGCTTACGAGGAATAAGTTCGAAAGAAAGAAtaagacgaagaagaaaatcAATATCTTCGGATAATGGACGGCTGCGAGCACTCACTCGATCCTCCTCGATGATCTTCCACGTGAGAATATTGTTCGTGAAGAAGGGGTAGCCCATCAGGCCGTAGCGCACGCATTTCAAGAGCCTCGGCAAACAAGCCTGCCTTTCTTCGGCGTTGTGCTCGACCCAGGTTTTAACGGCCTCGAAAACTATTTCCTCGTTTCTGACGTTCAGCTCGTCGTCGCATAGGATCGCCTCGAGTTCCTCGCCGGTGAGCTCTTTGAATTCCGGGCTCTCTTGCAGTATCCGCTTAAAGTGATGACGAATGTATTTCCGGCCCTTCTCTTCCAGGTCACGGCAGAAATAGTGACGGGCGAATTTAAAGATACCTAAGTTGTCACAATTCAGCGGTCTCGCCAATGGCTGACTTTTACACGGAATGTAATTCTGTGCTTTATTTCAGTACTTTCGTGGAAGCAAATCGATTTTAATACATTGCACGCCGGCTAAATTTTGATTACTAGACAACGCGAGCGTCGATgattatattaaccccttgccctgtgatttaatTCTTAACTCATTACGTACTGATaaagagaaatctcgtttttttacaaagacacttagctatgcaactttgttATCTAccacagtatttaaaaaaatattaaattcgattcgaattgattatctatttaaaatatattacataacaatatgatatgtggatttttgtatgtatagtcgtataagttgatctcattgaaaattgccatcggTATAATTCAGTGAATTAACTATAACTATGATGAATATAAGTACTtcatgttatatttaaatataatatatttggtacttttatatttatgatataagtaatttattagaaaaagaaagaatttttatgcttGTTTTATTCCTGTGTTTAGTCCAaagattaacaattgataatagaagaataatatttaatttacaattaatgaaaatgagtaacacttagatttctcaaattcagtttaaaatttttgtcacaAGTCTGATACGTTATTGTAGATCAAGGggtgaatatatttttaaacaccaATCAAACCGAgatttctaacttacgaaaaagaataaggaattcgattttgtaattttattctcggtttgtgttatacatatctaagatgttacattaatgtaggactagcgattaaacgatagactacgAAACTAGCATTATCAcggggccggcgcgcaatgtgttaacactaaacctactggACGGGTCAACATGATTTCatcgttttgtaattattaaaaagataaaacatgtttctctgagaaattattcaagaaattgatttagaaatacGCGAACCgaattttaaagtaattagAGTCTCGATAGATATactcttgaagttgctatagaggaatttcaaaaagtcaatttaactgtacggtagttttagtgttaactatctATGAAAAACTGAGAGTGCacgtataatataaaacataattctaCTATCTACCAGGTTAAATGAAACACaagatatttaacacgttgaatgccgcacgatttcataaagcaaaatacacaaaacagaaaaaatatatataatatttaatataatgtattttatatatacatttgttatatattatatttatataatatttattaatgtaatatatttaacatatgtatttaaccctttgcactcgggactctcagtcaccacttggtttgatacgaTTAAATAAAGTCTggtgtttaatattgaactttgtataatgcgtcaCTATATGAAATCTCGTAGCAAAATACTTTTGTCTCCTAATTTTTGCGAGtaatgtaactaatttaatcgataaattaggAGACGaaagtattttgtatttttgcgAGTAATGTAACTAACTTAATTGATAaaacatcgtctatattttatcagaagtgttgaatgtttctagcaaagaactttcgagtacaaagagttaatttaatatagtagtaaatataaatattatatatatatataatatttatatacttcttattatatatatataaattataatatagaagtgttttcaaataatcatcgtttaattgactgaattatagtaattcgatttgatcaccgttgacccccatggcattcaatttgttaaaaaaagaGCAATTAATTTAATCGATCAACGAATCGACACATTACCTAAGCAATTCTCGAGCCTCAGCTCCTGCAGCAGGAACTGGCAGCACAGCTGAACGACCCCTAGGACCTCGAACTGATCGGCCAGCGGTAACAGTTGCTCGACGTTGTCCGCGTTCACGTTACACGCGCCGGTGTAAGCGTAGTCGAGGACGAGGCTGAAGATCTCTCCGGGAATGGAGTCGATGACGACCTCGGTAGTCTCGGTCTTGCCGCCTTTCAGGCTGTTGGTGAAAAGGGCCTTGAAGTACGGGCTGACCGCAGACAAAATGGCACGATGCACTGGGAATACGTGGTCCCTGGCGCATCTGATTGCACCGTCGCATAACTGCTGGTTCGCTCTGAAACAGACGCGTCTGTGAGATGTGACGGTGTCGGTGAAATGTCGATGGAACCCTCTGGTCCCCGAGGAATGTACATCTGAAGCATTCCTTAATTGGAATACAAGATTAACGCATGAAACGGTAAAATTGGTTTTAAAAATGACGCCATTTTACAGAGATTTCTGTTAACTCAATGCTTCGATGTTTGAACTGGTTAATCGATGAGAATATTACGACAGCTTGATTAAACTTTCTAAATGTTTCAACATCGCTTATCAAGAACTCAACTATAGACCCTTGCTCAGACCGATATTCCCTCAGACCTTTTGAAAATCACTTGTCCCAAGCTGCACTTGGAATTCAATCAATTCATAGTTCACAGAAATGTCATCAAACCCATCTAAACTCTATTCACTCtttcaaaagtatttttataatagtctACAGTATTAAACACAGTTCGAAAGCATCAGTTCAGTAGACAGACGAGACGAGCCGCCAGTGAGACTGTGTGATCAATGACGATAGGATTGATTACAGTCTAATTGAAACATCCTATCGCAGATCCGTTCAATTCGGCGTCCGATGAAGTTCGTTTGAAAAGTTACGGACCTGAGCTCGGACCAGACCATGGGGAACTCGACGAGGGCATAATTGGACGGCAAGCACATGCATTTCCTGACTTTGGCCGGCTGCTTCCTGGTGCATTGCTTCAGTTTCGTACCGAAAACGGTGGCGCGCGACATTCGGCTGCGGAATAGCTTCCTGAACTTCATCCTGCCGCGTCCGTCCATCGCCTCGTGGCCGACCAACGCGATCCTCTCGTCGCTGGCCAACCACGCGACCCCCTGCTTCTCGCGTAGCAGCAGCAGCTTCGCTTTGACCTTCGTTACGGGCCGATCGTTCGTTCTCGTAATTCGCTCTGGTTGTCGATGCGGGCCCCGGCACACCGGAGATTCGCGGCCATGACAGAGGAACGCCGATACTTTCAGCTGACGGTACTGCTCGATCATCTTCGGCTCACTTCCGGTTTATAGGAAGCGATCTGTTTTCTGAAGAACGGTTAAATCTTGACGGTTTCCTTTCTATATTATCGTTTTCCGAATTCTGAATGGAAGATGATGGGAGCTTTTTTTaaggtttttctttttctttttaatgtgtGTAATTCATTTGACGAAGTTCTTGTGGatatttatttgtgttttatGGGAGTACTATTTCGGTGCTTCTCAGTGTGCGATGTTCTTGAATGAATTGCTGAAATGTGTTTGTAGTGCTTTTAATGTGATTGGATGCTTTGTTGGCAATAGTGAAAGTGTAAGGGTGGAAATTGTTAGTTGACGAAGGAATTGTTCCTTAGAATCCATGATTTAGGAATGTTATTCGCACGTGGAGTATTAATATCGAGATTAATTAAGTTATTCAATTACCGTGatgaatataatacaattaaaatctcaatgtATTCAGCATCTgataatcaattttttttttaattcataacAAGTGCTCATAGAATACCTAGTTGGCAGTTAATGCTCTAAAAACTGCCATAGCAATGCTTGTTTTAATACAATGACGCTAACATGTACCACCAGTGATACCTaatcttcaatattaaaataattcagcATCAATAATTACTTCATCTACTCCATCATTTATCAACATTCACCTACACCAGCAACAAACCTAAAAATCCTAAACAAATCACTCCTTCCTCCAAACATCCCTTACCCAAATCCACAATCTAACATCCACTCACACCAGCAACAAACCTGAAGAACCTAAACAAACCATTCATTCCTAAACATCCCTTATCGAAATCCACAATCCACAATCCACTCACATGTAGCAACAAAAGTAAAAAACCTAAACAAATCACTCGTTCTTCTAAACATCCCTTATTCAAATCTAGAGTCCAGCATCCACCCACATCtagcaacaaaaataaaaaacctAAACAAATCTCTCATTCCTAAACATCCCTTATCCAAATCCACAATACAGCATCCGCCCACACCAGCAACAAACCTGAAGAACCTAAACAAACCACTCATTCCTAAACAACCCTTATCCAAACTCACAATCCACAATCCACTCACATGTAGCAACAAAAGTAAAAAACCTAAACAAAT belongs to Nomia melanderi isolate GNS246 chromosome 12, iyNomMela1, whole genome shotgun sequence and includes:
- the LOC116426173 gene encoding uncharacterized protein LOC116426173 isoform X1, with the translated sequence MIEQYRQLKVSAFLCHGRESPVCRGPHRQPERITRTNDRPVTKVKAKLLLLREKQGVAWLASDERIALVGHEAMDGRGRMKFRKLFRSRMSRATVFGTKLKQCTRKQPAKVRKCMCLPSNYALVEFPMVWSELRANQQLCDGAIRCARDHVFPVHRAILSAVSPYFKALFTNSLKGGKTETTEVVIDSIPGEIFSLVLDYAYTGACNVNADNVEQLLPLADQFEVLGVVQLCCQFLLQELRLENCLGIFKFARHYFCRDLEEKGRKYIRHHFKRILQESPEFKELTGEELEAILCDDELNVRNEEIVFEAVKTWVEHNAEERQACLPRLLKCVRYGLMGYPFFTNNILTWKIIEEDRLCQQVLTEADAYLTEQESEQNGVEIDLKNPLTCPRIPYEILFAIGGWSAGAPTNFVETYDTRADRWFLSVSTDATPRAYHGLCTLNNLIYMIGGFDGNQYFNTVRCFDPVTKEWRERACMYHARCYVSVCTHGGKIYALGGYNGRTRMSSGERYEPQRNQWELIPPMHRQRSDASAAALQDKIYIVGGFNGREVLNSAEVFDVETNQWSYIHSMTNPRSGVSLVAFRDSLYALGGFDGLTRLSSGERYNPNHSEDWHAVPAMSSPRSNFATVILDDMIFVVGGFNGSTTIAYAECYDADSNEWYDASPMNLNRSALSACVIAGLANARDYSYQSKARNLGQGQASSENQEKTNQGGEGAAEMNAAISENEEEEAVNFEEHDQGEVSAMDEAAESVGNFLG
- the LOC116426173 gene encoding uncharacterized protein LOC116426173 isoform X2 codes for the protein MIEQYRQLKVSAFLCHGRESPVCRGPHRQPERITRTNDRPVTKVKAKLLLLREKQGVAWLASDERIALVGHEAMDGRGRMKFRKLFRSRMSRATVFGTKLKQCTRKQPAKVRKCMCLPSNYALVEFPMVWSELRANQQLCDGAIRCARDHVFPVHRAILSAVSPYFKALFTNSLKGGKTETTEVVIDSIPGEIFSLVLDYAYTGACNVNADNVEQLLPLADQFEVLGVVQLCCQFLLQELRLENCLGIFKFARHYFCRDLEEKGRKYIRHHFKRILQESPEFKELTGEELEAILCDDELNVRNEEIVFEAVKTWVEHNAEERQACLPRLLKCVRYGLMGYPFFTNNILTWKIIEEDRLCQQVLTEADAYLTEQESEQNGVEIDLKNPLTCPRIPYEILFAIGGWSAGAPTNFVETYDTRADRWFLSVSTDATPRAYHGLCTLNNLIYMIGGFDGNQYFNTVRCFDPVTKEWRERACMYHARCYVSVCTHGGKIYALGGYNGRTRMSSGERYEPQRNQWELIPPMHRQRSDASAAALQDKIYIVGGFNGREVLNSAEVFDVETNQWSYIHSMTNPRSGVSLVAFRDSLYALGGFDGLTRLSSGERYNPNHSEDWHAVPAMSSPRSNFATVILDDMIFVVGGFNGSTTIAYAECYDADSNEWYDASPMNLNRSALSACVIAGLANARDYSYQSKARNLGQDPYSRASFVRKPREDKSRRRRRCRNERRHFRERGRRSGELRGARSR